Proteins from one Nitrobacteraceae bacterium AZCC 2146 genomic window:
- a CDS encoding MOSC domain-containing protein YiiM (product_source=COG2258; cog=COG2258; pfam=PF03473; superfamily=50800) yields the protein MLDTLNSPSTTDSAVIPGWTGVVRHLHVTPRAFLPMREMPELQLIAGKGIEGDRYMIGREEGFYSHKPEDGRQVTLFEFETLVALKRDHNIDLGPEEHRRNVTVAGVPLTHLVGRQFWLGETLLEATRLSIPCRHIEEITGKAIFDPLINRSGLNCRILQGGTVRVGDAVRNVQ from the coding sequence ATGCTCGATACGTTGAATTCACCATCCACCACCGACAGCGCGGTCATTCCCGGCTGGACCGGCGTGGTGCGCCATCTCCACGTCACGCCGCGCGCCTTCCTGCCAATGCGCGAGATGCCCGAGCTGCAATTGATCGCCGGCAAAGGCATCGAAGGCGACCGCTACATGATCGGTCGCGAGGAGGGCTTTTACTCGCACAAGCCTGAGGACGGGCGGCAGGTGACGCTGTTCGAATTCGAGACGCTGGTGGCGCTGAAGCGCGACCACAATATCGACCTCGGCCCCGAGGAGCACCGCCGCAACGTCACCGTCGCCGGCGTGCCGCTCACCCATCTTGTCGGCCGCCAGTTCTGGCTCGGCGAAACCCTGCTGGAGGCAACGCGGCTGTCGATCCCGTGCCGACACATCGAGGAGATCACCGGCAAGGCGATCTTCGATCCGCTGATCAACCGCTCCGGACTGAACTGCAGGATCTTGCAGGGCGGCACCGTGCGCGTCGGCGATGCCGTGCGGAACGTGCAATGA
- a CDS encoding MHS family shikimate/dehydroshikimate transporter-like MFS transporter (product_source=KO:K08172; cath_funfam=1.20.1250.20; cog=COG0477; ko=KO:K08172; pfam=PF07690; superfamily=103473; tigrfam=TIGR00883; transmembrane_helix_parts=Inside_1_20,TMhelix_21_43,Outside_44_52,TMhelix_53_75,Inside_76_94,TMhelix_95_117,Outside_118_126,TMhelix_127_149,Inside_150_160,TMhelix_161_183,Outside_184_192,TMhelix_193_215,Inside_216_250,TMhelix_251_273,Outside_274_282,TMhelix_283_305,Inside_306_313,TMhelix_314_333,Outside_334_338,TMhelix_339_361,Inside_362_373,TMhelix_374_396,Outside_397_405,TMhelix_406_428,Inside_429_437), whose amino-acid sequence MTVAEQFNTVEIPDDAATLRRIVWSSVIGTAVEWYDFLIYGAATALVFNKVFFAAGDPALATIAAFGTYAVGFLARPLGAAIFGHYGDRVGRKAMLAITIMVMGLGTFLIGLLPTYQQIGIAAPVLLIVLRFLQGIGLGGEWGGAVLMVVENCPTHKRGFLGSMVQVGNPVGNLAAIGMFALVSQLPESEFLAWGWRIPFLISILLVGVGLWIRLSMEETPAFRALKAKNEVAKMPIVEIFKYHRRPFFTAVGLKISEIAYASIAGVFIMSYATSRLGLSRGLVLNGAFIASFVALFSIPFFGWLSDKVGRKTMFYSSCIFSALFAFPMFWLLDTRDPTIVILTIVAAISFGQMVMFGIGAPWYSELFTAKLRYSGASLGFQVGAALSGGLSPLIAASLMTWAGGATWPVSVFLIVCALITGTATFVAPEMANKELT is encoded by the coding sequence ATGACCGTCGCAGAACAATTCAACACAGTGGAAATACCCGATGACGCGGCAACGTTGCGCCGCATCGTCTGGTCGAGCGTGATCGGCACCGCCGTCGAGTGGTACGACTTCCTGATCTACGGCGCGGCCACCGCGCTGGTGTTCAACAAGGTCTTCTTCGCCGCCGGCGATCCAGCGCTGGCGACGATCGCCGCCTTCGGCACCTATGCCGTCGGCTTTCTGGCGCGTCCACTTGGTGCCGCGATCTTCGGTCACTACGGTGACCGCGTCGGCCGCAAGGCGATGCTGGCGATCACCATCATGGTGATGGGGCTCGGCACCTTCCTGATCGGCCTGCTGCCGACCTATCAGCAGATCGGCATCGCCGCGCCGGTGCTGCTCATCGTGCTGCGCTTCCTGCAGGGCATCGGCCTTGGCGGCGAATGGGGCGGCGCGGTGCTGATGGTGGTGGAGAATTGTCCCACGCATAAGCGCGGCTTCCTTGGCAGCATGGTGCAGGTCGGCAATCCCGTCGGCAATCTCGCGGCGATCGGCATGTTCGCGCTGGTGTCGCAATTGCCCGAGAGCGAATTCCTGGCATGGGGCTGGCGCATTCCGTTCCTGATTTCCATTCTGCTGGTCGGCGTCGGTCTGTGGATCCGCCTCAGCATGGAAGAGACCCCGGCGTTCCGCGCGCTCAAGGCCAAGAACGAAGTCGCGAAAATGCCGATCGTGGAAATCTTCAAATATCATCGTCGCCCCTTTTTCACCGCGGTCGGCCTGAAGATCTCGGAGATCGCTTATGCCAGCATCGCCGGCGTCTTCATTATGTCCTACGCGACCTCGCGCCTCGGCCTGTCGCGTGGCCTGGTGCTGAACGGCGCGTTCATCGCGTCGTTTGTTGCGCTCTTCTCGATTCCCTTCTTTGGCTGGCTGTCCGACAAGGTCGGCCGCAAGACGATGTTCTATTCGAGCTGCATCTTTTCGGCGCTGTTCGCCTTCCCGATGTTCTGGCTGCTTGATACCCGCGATCCGACCATCGTGATCCTGACCATCGTGGCCGCCATCTCCTTCGGCCAGATGGTAATGTTCGGCATCGGTGCGCCCTGGTATTCTGAACTGTTCACCGCGAAGCTGCGCTACAGCGGTGCGTCCCTTGGCTTCCAGGTCGGCGCGGCGCTGAGCGGTGGGTTGAGCCCGCTGATTGCGGCCTCGCTGATGACCTGGGCTGGCGGTGCCACCTGGCCGGTCTCGGTGTTCCTGATCGTCTGTGCGCTGATCACCGGCACCGCGACCTTCGTCGCGCCGGAGATGGCGAACAAGGAACTGACCTGA
- a CDS encoding enamine deaminase RidA (YjgF/YER057c/UK114 family) (product_source=COG0251; cath_funfam=3.30.1330.40; cog=COG0251; pfam=PF01042; superfamily=55298): MIKRLIPGKRLSMATIHGGLVYLAGQVPDDLTVGVEAQARQVLDKIDALLAAAGTDKASILTATVWLPNIADFAAFNTVWDAWVPAGASPARACVEARLANPSIRVEIAAIAAIP, from the coding sequence ATGATCAAGCGTTTAATTCCCGGCAAGCGGCTGAGTATGGCCACCATCCACGGCGGCCTTGTCTATCTCGCCGGCCAGGTGCCCGACGATCTCACCGTCGGCGTTGAAGCGCAGGCCAGGCAGGTGCTCGACAAGATCGATGCGCTGTTGGCCGCGGCCGGAACCGACAAGGCGTCAATCCTGACGGCGACGGTGTGGCTGCCGAATATCGCGGATTTCGCAGCCTTCAATACCGTGTGGGATGCCTGGGTGCCGGCCGGCGCATCGCCCGCGCGTGCCTGCGTCGAAGCCCGCCTCGCCAATCCATCCATCCGCGTCGAGATCGCGGCGATTGCAGCGATTCCTTAA
- a CDS encoding hypothetical protein (product_source=Hypo-rule applied), protein MTAGMFLSENIAADISSIGKDNLGKDGLNRRFYAHTMGISGFLLV, encoded by the coding sequence GTGACCGCCGGCATGTTTCTCTCGGAAAACATTGCTGCAGATATTTCCAGCATCGGCAAGGATAATTTAGGCAAAGATGGCCTGAATCGTCGTTTTTACGCACACACAATGGGCATCTCGGGCTTTTTGCTGGTTTAG
- a CDS encoding transcriptional regulator with XRE-family HTH domain (product_source=COG1396; cath_funfam=1.10.260.40,2.60.120.10; cog=COG1396; pfam=PF07883,PF13560; smart=SM00530; superfamily=51182), protein MLDVSRTEAVGFNLRQLRSAKGLTLDQLATLSELTRGYISLVERGLKTPSVAALLRLAAALDVNVTYLFDPNPTPAPRYTLFRQQKRSAPVQEGGFDLLALAASRTQKRMEPFLIRPRLKSAPRASHAGEEFLFVVSGGVAIKIDGEEILLEKGDCLYFSGETPHEVRSLGPQKAEVLLVVSAPTEREPKA, encoded by the coding sequence TTGCTTGATGTCAGCAGAACCGAGGCGGTGGGTTTCAACCTGCGGCAGCTGCGCTCGGCCAAGGGACTGACGCTCGACCAGCTCGCAACTCTGAGCGAGCTGACGCGCGGTTATATCTCGCTGGTTGAGCGCGGGCTGAAGACGCCGTCGGTCGCCGCCTTGCTGCGTTTGGCCGCCGCGCTCGACGTCAACGTCACCTATCTGTTCGACCCCAATCCGACACCGGCGCCGCGCTACACGCTGTTTCGCCAGCAGAAGCGGAGCGCACCGGTGCAGGAAGGCGGATTCGACCTGCTGGCGCTGGCCGCAAGCCGCACGCAAAAGCGGATGGAGCCGTTTCTGATCCGGCCGCGGCTGAAATCGGCGCCGCGAGCATCGCATGCCGGCGAGGAATTCCTGTTTGTCGTCAGCGGCGGCGTTGCGATCAAGATCGATGGCGAGGAGATTCTCCTCGAGAAGGGCGACTGCCTGTATTTCTCCGGCGAGACGCCGCACGAAGTGCGCAGCCTTGGCCCGCAAAAGGCCGAGGTGCTGCTAGTGGTCTCGGCGCCAACGGAGCGCGAGCCAAAGGCCTGA
- a CDS encoding succinate dehydrogenase/fumarate reductase-like Fe-S protein (product_source=COG0479; cath_funfam=3.10.20.30; cog=COG0479; pfam=PF13085; superfamily=54292) translates to MKATLHIQRGALGDVPRHETFDVAFEHGQSVLDGLRAVRRGADPSLAFRFSCINANACKECMMLIDGKVDYACTVRLKEGMTTLAPLPKKVLIRDLVTEIAPPDERLWRS, encoded by the coding sequence ATGAAGGCGACGCTCCACATCCAGCGCGGCGCGCTCGGCGACGTGCCGCGCCACGAGACCTTCGATGTTGCCTTCGAACACGGCCAGTCCGTGCTCGATGGCCTGCGCGCGGTGCGTCGCGGCGCGGATCCGTCGTTGGCGTTTCGGTTCTCCTGCATCAACGCCAATGCCTGCAAGGAATGCATGATGCTGATCGACGGCAAGGTCGATTACGCCTGCACCGTACGTTTGAAGGAAGGCATGACGACGCTGGCGCCATTGCCGAAGAAGGTGCTGATCCGTGACCTCGTCACCGAAATCGCGCCGCCCGATGAACGGCTCTGGCGCTCCTGA
- a CDS encoding succinate dehydrogenase / fumarate reductase flavoprotein subunit (product_source=KO:K00239; cath_funfam=1.20.58.100,3.50.50.60; cog=COG1053; ko=KO:K00239; pfam=PF00890,PF02910; superfamily=46977,51905) yields MIASEDSSPTHLETDVLVIGAGGAGMYAALEAARGGASVILADRSLIGRGGATVMAQMTVAAALGEQTPDHWEHHFADTLAAGRGLCDERLAALLCEDGPQRLREMDAWKVGWAREDGHIKQAQAPGHDRPRCAYVDFLSTGPAVSKTLRTQLNNADSIRRIGDLVIIDIAVRDGEACGATALHLPTGRAVTLAARAVIIATGGLTGLYRRNSASSNMGGDGYALALRAGAELIDMEFVQFFPIGHLAPRLVGMDPIMWDPFRYKLGGKLLNSEMREFEEDYATRDSRSDGTYVLTRDLATYAITKEVEAGRGSPAGGAYLSFQHVPEAEIRRAFGPVVDRLAANGIDLAKRPVEVAPIAHYHMGGVRVDETLQTRVPGLYACGEAVGGANGANRLSGNAITEAFVFGARAGRNAARRAVQGKAMWSPEAARPALDLLRSAARRDAPNPAAVVVKLQAVMADDVGPFRTDAKLRSAIAAIEQLKTDIGDRPISSETAFDPVLVDWLDLRNMLQVAQSVAVPALARTESRGAHQRDDHLGLEDEWCVNQIVSLTDSAMSLHKVAPTTGKAAA; encoded by the coding sequence ATGATCGCATCCGAAGATAGCTCGCCCACCCATCTCGAAACCGACGTGCTCGTGATCGGCGCCGGCGGCGCCGGCATGTACGCCGCGCTGGAAGCCGCGCGCGGCGGGGCGTCGGTGATTCTCGCTGATCGCAGCCTGATCGGGCGCGGCGGTGCCACGGTGATGGCGCAGATGACGGTGGCCGCCGCGCTCGGCGAGCAGACGCCGGACCATTGGGAGCATCATTTCGCCGATACGCTCGCGGCCGGCCGCGGGCTTTGCGATGAGCGGCTCGCCGCGCTGCTCTGCGAGGACGGCCCGCAGCGGTTGCGCGAGATGGACGCCTGGAAAGTCGGTTGGGCGCGTGAGGATGGCCACATCAAGCAGGCCCAGGCGCCCGGTCATGATCGTCCGCGCTGCGCCTATGTGGATTTTCTCTCCACCGGGCCCGCGGTGTCGAAAACACTGCGCACGCAGCTGAACAATGCCGACAGCATTCGCCGGATCGGTGATCTCGTTATTATCGATATTGCCGTGCGCGATGGCGAAGCCTGCGGCGCCACTGCGCTGCATCTGCCGACCGGGCGCGCGGTGACGCTTGCCGCCAGGGCGGTGATCATTGCCACCGGCGGCCTGACCGGACTGTATCGCCGCAACAGCGCGTCCTCCAACATGGGTGGCGACGGCTATGCGCTGGCGCTGCGTGCCGGCGCCGAGCTGATCGACATGGAGTTCGTGCAGTTCTTCCCGATCGGCCATCTCGCGCCGCGGCTCGTCGGCATGGATCCGATCATGTGGGATCCGTTCCGCTACAAGCTCGGCGGCAAGCTGCTGAATTCCGAGATGCGCGAATTCGAGGAAGACTATGCCACGCGCGACAGCCGCAGCGACGGCACCTATGTGCTGACCCGCGATCTCGCCACCTACGCCATCACCAAGGAAGTCGAGGCCGGCCGCGGCAGCCCGGCGGGCGGCGCCTATCTCAGCTTCCAGCACGTGCCCGAGGCGGAGATCCGCCGCGCCTTCGGCCCGGTGGTGGACCGGCTCGCGGCCAACGGCATCGATCTCGCCAAGCGTCCGGTCGAAGTCGCGCCGATCGCGCATTATCACATGGGCGGTGTTCGCGTCGACGAGACGCTGCAGACGCGCGTGCCCGGTCTCTATGCCTGCGGCGAAGCGGTGGGCGGCGCCAATGGCGCCAACCGGCTGTCGGGCAATGCGATCACGGAAGCTTTCGTGTTCGGCGCGCGCGCCGGCCGTAACGCTGCGCGCCGCGCCGTGCAAGGGAAGGCGATGTGGTCGCCGGAAGCCGCGCGCCCGGCGCTGGATCTGCTGCGCAGTGCGGCCAGGCGCGATGCGCCGAACCCGGCGGCGGTCGTCGTCAAGTTGCAGGCTGTGATGGCCGACGACGTCGGCCCATTCCGAACCGATGCAAAGCTGCGTTCGGCGATCGCGGCCATCGAGCAACTGAAAACCGATATCGGCGACAGGCCAATATCTTCCGAAACGGCATTCGATCCGGTGCTGGTCGACTGGCTCGATCTGCGCAACATGCTGCAGGTCGCGCAATCCGTCGCGGTGCCGGCGCTGGCGCGCACCGAGAGCCGCGGCGCGCATCAGCGCGACGATCATCTCGGCCTCGAAGACGAATGGTGCGTCAATCAGATCGTCAGTCTAACGGATAGCGCCATGAGCCTGCACAAAGTTGCGCCCACTACCGGAAAGGCCGCGGCATGA
- a CDS encoding glutamate carboxypeptidase (product_source=KO:K01295; cath_funfam=3.40.630.10; cog=COG0624; ko=KO:K01295; pfam=PF01546,PF07687; superfamily=53187), with protein sequence MPTTEAQITEWIASQKQPMIDLLRDVVNIDSGSYDKPGVDAVGARFEQHFAAHGIEAWREPHDVFGDAVHALVTKPGSNEKPILLMGHRDTVFPKGEVARRPFTIEGTRAHGPGVADMKAGLVINAFVAAGFHKFGSAPCPIKVLITADEEIGSPSSRPMIEREGRAARAVYNSEPGRPSGNITTSRKGGVFMRFEIAGKAAHSGNNFGDGISAIGELAHKIVQIHALTDMVKGITLNVGLVAGGQSVNTTAPHAEGQIDLRYINPADRATTMAAIESIIATSTVPGTTAKLHINGEFLPLVQSESSKIMFDAYRAAAKDAGLPRLDGEFAGGCADSGFTASVGTPTLCGLGPVGGNVHTSMEWLDLDSIVPRATALALAILRTDVK encoded by the coding sequence ATGCCGACCACCGAAGCGCAGATCACCGAATGGATCGCGTCGCAAAAGCAGCCGATGATCGATCTGTTGCGCGACGTCGTGAATATTGATTCCGGCTCCTACGACAAGCCGGGCGTCGATGCGGTGGGCGCGCGGTTCGAGCAGCATTTTGCCGCGCACGGCATCGAGGCGTGGCGCGAGCCGCATGATGTATTCGGCGACGCCGTCCACGCGTTGGTGACGAAGCCGGGCAGCAACGAAAAGCCGATCCTGCTGATGGGCCATCGCGACACGGTGTTCCCGAAGGGCGAGGTGGCGCGCCGGCCGTTCACCATTGAAGGCACCCGCGCCCATGGGCCGGGGGTTGCCGACATGAAGGCCGGTCTGGTCATCAACGCCTTCGTCGCTGCGGGCTTCCACAAATTCGGCAGCGCGCCATGCCCGATCAAGGTGCTGATCACCGCCGACGAGGAGATCGGCTCGCCGTCGTCGCGCCCGATGATCGAACGCGAAGGCCGCGCTGCCCGCGCGGTATATAATTCAGAGCCCGGCCGTCCCAGCGGCAACATCACCACCAGCCGCAAGGGCGGCGTGTTCATGCGCTTCGAGATTGCCGGCAAGGCCGCGCATTCCGGCAATAATTTTGGCGATGGCATCAGCGCGATCGGCGAACTCGCCCACAAGATCGTGCAGATCCATGCGCTCACCGACATGGTGAAGGGCATCACGCTGAATGTAGGCCTGGTCGCCGGCGGCCAGTCGGTCAACACCACGGCGCCGCACGCCGAGGGCCAGATCGACCTGCGCTACATCAACCCGGCCGACCGCGCCACCACCATGGCGGCGATCGAGAGCATCATCGCCACCTCCACCGTGCCGGGTACAACGGCAAAACTGCACATCAACGGCGAATTCCTGCCGTTGGTGCAGAGCGAATCGTCGAAGATCATGTTCGACGCCTATCGCGCAGCGGCGAAGGATGCCGGCCTGCCCAGGCTCGACGGCGAATTCGCCGGTGGCTGCGCCGATTCCGGTTTCACCGCCAGCGTCGGCACGCCGACCCTCTGCGGCCTCGGCCCGGTCGGCGGCAACGTCCACACCTCCATGGAATGGCTCGATCTCGACAGCATTGTTCCCCGCGCCACGGCGCTCGCGCTGGCGATCTTGCGGACGGATGTGAAGTGA
- a CDS encoding choline dehydrogenase-like flavoprotein (product_source=COG2303; cath_funfam=3.50.50.60; cog=COG2303; pfam=PF00732,PF05199; superfamily=51905) translates to MYDVIVVGGGSAGAAVAARLSEDPGKRVLLLEAGLDWRADEAPWEVKTPNPIPIIHKREYQEKWQWPNLLTRRVAGQDQRFYWRGKGLGGSSMMNGQIAIRGVADAFDEWAANGCTGWSAKEVMPLFSVIEDDFEFGDAAGHGRGGPLPVYRAPPEKWGPVDRGLRDAALASGYPWCADVNGSDGEGAACYPINSRDSRRITTNEGYLEPARGRANLEIRGHALVDRLVIKDGQATGVRVHIEGQGTSEISAREIVLCAGAIHSPAILLRSGIGPAEELKAMGIAVQRDLPVGKHFFDHPLFRATIQLREELRPTDPDTRHTNCCVTYSSGLANGGKRDMILIGFNHRGVGVPGAIGAGLFNAYSRGTLKLASIDPSIDPIVEENMLADDRDMLRMVDAVKRLAVLTTKPALADIADWIRLTDTDLTLPQAAALPIGELEALLRRDTGDIQHAAGSCRMSGFNDADGVVNPDGTVKGIAALRVADASIMPSDCRANTHLTTVVIGEYIAAMMKQKTAASKTMPAMAT, encoded by the coding sequence ATGTACGATGTCATTGTAGTCGGCGGCGGCTCTGCCGGCGCCGCAGTTGCCGCGAGACTTTCCGAGGATCCCGGCAAGCGCGTGCTGCTGCTCGAAGCCGGGCTGGACTGGCGCGCCGACGAGGCGCCCTGGGAGGTCAAGACGCCGAATCCGATCCCGATCATCCACAAGCGCGAATATCAGGAGAAATGGCAGTGGCCGAATCTCCTGACGCGCCGGGTGGCGGGACAGGACCAGCGCTTCTACTGGCGCGGCAAGGGTCTCGGCGGCAGCTCGATGATGAACGGCCAGATCGCGATCCGCGGCGTCGCCGACGCGTTCGACGAATGGGCCGCCAATGGCTGCACCGGCTGGTCGGCGAAAGAGGTGATGCCGCTGTTCTCCGTCATCGAGGATGATTTTGAATTCGGCGACGCAGCAGGGCATGGCCGCGGCGGGCCGCTGCCGGTCTATCGCGCGCCGCCGGAGAAGTGGGGGCCGGTGGATCGCGGGTTGCGCGATGCCGCGCTGGCATCGGGCTATCCGTGGTGCGCCGACGTCAACGGGTCGGACGGCGAGGGTGCGGCCTGCTATCCGATCAACAGCCGCGACAGCCGACGCATCACCACCAACGAAGGTTACCTCGAGCCGGCACGCGGCCGCGCCAATCTGGAAATCCGCGGTCACGCGCTGGTCGATCGCCTCGTCATCAAGGATGGCCAGGCCACTGGCGTCCGCGTTCACATCGAGGGCCAGGGCACCTCTGAGATCAGCGCGCGCGAGATCGTGCTGTGCGCGGGGGCGATTCACAGCCCGGCGATTCTGCTGCGGTCCGGCATCGGACCGGCGGAAGAATTGAAGGCGATGGGCATCGCGGTGCAACGCGACCTGCCGGTCGGCAAGCATTTCTTCGATCACCCGCTGTTCCGCGCCACCATCCAGCTGCGCGAAGAGCTTCGCCCGACCGATCCGGACACGCGTCACACCAATTGCTGCGTGACCTATTCGTCCGGCCTCGCCAATGGCGGCAAGCGCGACATGATCCTGATCGGTTTCAACCATCGCGGCGTCGGCGTCCCCGGCGCCATCGGCGCCGGCCTGTTCAACGCCTATTCGCGCGGAACACTGAAGCTCGCCTCGATTGACCCGTCGATCGATCCGATCGTCGAGGAGAATATGCTCGCCGATGACAGGGACATGCTGCGCATGGTCGATGCGGTGAAGCGCCTCGCCGTGCTGACCACAAAGCCGGCACTGGCTGATATCGCCGACTGGATCCGGCTCACCGATACCGATCTGACACTGCCGCAGGCCGCGGCGCTGCCGATCGGCGAACTCGAAGCGCTGCTGCGCCGCGACACCGGCGACATCCAGCACGCCGCGGGAAGCTGCCGCATGAGCGGCTTCAACGACGCCGATGGCGTCGTCAATCCGGATGGCACCGTGAAGGGCATCGCCGCTCTCCGCGTCGCTGACGCTTCGATCATGCCGTCGGATTGCCGCGCCAACACCCATCTCACCACGGTGGTGATCGGCGAATATATCGCCGCGATGATGAAGCAGAAGACGGCAGCGTCGAAGACCATGCCCGCAATGGCGACATGA
- a CDS encoding peptide/nickel transport system substrate-binding protein (product_source=KO:K02035; cath_funfam=3.10.105.10,3.40.190.10; cleavage_site_network=SignalP-noTM; cog=COG0747; ko=KO:K02035; pfam=PF00496; superfamily=53850) — MSKLKAFIPALFSLALVAAPALTPAHAAGNLVAVLEAEIVTLDPHFSTAYISRTFGYMVFDTLFAKDSKGDIKPQMVQDYKVSPDGLTYTFTLRDGLKWHDGQPVTAADCVASLRRWGTRSALGRRIFAITASLEPSDAKTFVLTLKEPSGLVIDALGNPVSPVAFMMPERVAKTPGDQRITDIIGSGPFVYSKADHRTGDRMILKKFADYVPRAEPADFLAGGKRVNVDTLEIRVIPDGSTAASALQTGEVDFMQYAPFDLLPVLEKNAKVKVVNFTGGNMFAGAYRLNAAAKPFDDPAIRRVLWKLVDQREVMDGLGLDAKYAQPCATFFTCGTTYDSKAGTEAAANPSVEAAKAALKATKYAGEPVIVMQASDLEAPRISAQVLAEKLKLAGFNVDLQVMDWATVLARRTKKDGWSVYGVHAGGYDLASPLTNVMVAFNCVDFSGWQCDQRITPLMEAFAKAPAEADRKKIAADIQTIMYDQAPAIPWGQFAQPAAYRANLRGLIPSAIPIFWNIEK; from the coding sequence ATGTCCAAATTGAAGGCTTTCATTCCCGCGCTGTTTTCGCTCGCGCTGGTCGCGGCTCCCGCGCTCACGCCGGCCCATGCCGCCGGTAATCTGGTCGCGGTGCTTGAAGCGGAAATCGTCACGCTCGATCCGCATTTTTCCACGGCCTATATCTCGCGAACCTTCGGCTACATGGTGTTCGACACGCTGTTCGCGAAGGATTCCAAGGGCGATATCAAGCCGCAGATGGTGCAGGACTACAAGGTCTCGCCGGACGGCCTGACCTACACCTTCACGCTGCGCGATGGCCTGAAGTGGCATGACGGCCAGCCGGTGACAGCAGCCGATTGCGTCGCCTCGCTGCGCCGCTGGGGAACGCGCAGCGCGCTTGGCCGACGCATCTTCGCCATCACCGCCTCGCTTGAGCCGAGCGATGCCAAGACTTTCGTGCTGACGCTGAAGGAGCCGTCCGGTCTGGTGATCGATGCGCTCGGCAATCCGGTCAGCCCGGTCGCCTTCATGATGCCCGAGCGTGTCGCCAAGACACCCGGCGACCAGCGCATCACCGACATCATCGGTTCCGGCCCGTTCGTCTACAGCAAGGCCGATCACCGCACCGGCGATCGCATGATCCTGAAGAAGTTCGCTGATTACGTGCCGCGCGCCGAGCCCGCAGACTTCCTCGCCGGCGGCAAGCGCGTCAATGTCGACACGCTGGAAATCCGTGTGATTCCCGACGGCTCCACCGCGGCCTCTGCGTTGCAGACCGGCGAAGTCGACTTCATGCAATATGCGCCGTTCGATCTGCTGCCGGTGCTGGAGAAGAACGCCAAGGTCAAGGTGGTGAACTTCACCGGCGGCAACATGTTCGCCGGCGCCTATCGCCTCAACGCCGCGGCGAAGCCGTTCGACGATCCGGCGATCCGCCGCGTGTTGTGGAAGCTGGTCGATCAGCGCGAAGTGATGGACGGGCTTGGTCTCGACGCCAAATACGCACAGCCCTGCGCGACCTTCTTCACCTGCGGCACCACCTATGACAGCAAGGCCGGTACCGAAGCCGCGGCCAATCCGTCGGTCGAAGCGGCCAAGGCGGCGCTGAAGGCTACGAAATATGCCGGCGAGCCGGTCATCGTCATGCAGGCCAGCGATCTCGAAGCGCCGCGCATCTCGGCGCAGGTTCTGGCCGAGAAGCTGAAGCTTGCCGGCTTCAACGTCGATCTGCAGGTGATGGACTGGGCCACGGTGCTGGCGCGCCGCACCAAGAAGGACGGCTGGAGCGTCTATGGCGTCCACGCCGGCGGCTACGATCTGGCCTCGCCACTGACCAATGTCATGGTGGCGTTCAACTGCGTCGACTTCTCCGGCTGGCAGTGCGACCAGCGCATCACCCCTTTGATGGAGGCCTTCGCCAAGGCTCCCGCCGAAGCCGATCGCAAGAAGATCGCTGCCGACATCCAGACCATCATGTACGATCAGGCGCCGGCGATTCCATGGGGCCAGTTCGCCCAGCCCGCCGCGTATCGCGCCAACCTGCGCGGCCTGATTCCGTCCGCGATCCCGATTTTCTGGAATATCGAGAAGTAA